Proteins from a genomic interval of Papaver somniferum cultivar HN1 chromosome 4, ASM357369v1, whole genome shotgun sequence:
- the LOC113272133 gene encoding troponin I 3-like gives MSGNTKNSHKRDVKDVRKDTYSTNVNSPHLWPRQGLVDKPKPTCGNKREWNSVGGLAAPWGGAPPPPPPPEEGDEEDEAPKAPPPPPEAAAEEEKEEEEAEEEEEEEEEEKN, from the exons ATGTCGGGAAACACCAAGAACTCTCACAAGAGGGATGTGAAAGATGTTAGGAAAGACACTTATTCCACTAATGTCAACAGCCCCCACCTCTGGCCAAGACaag GTCTTGTTGATAAACCAAAACCAACTTGTGGAAACAAAAGAGAGTGGAATTCTGTTGGAGGATTAGCTGCACCATGGGGAGGagcacctccacctccacctccaccagaAGAAGGAGATGAGGAAGATGAGGCACCaaaagcaccaccaccaccacctgaggcagcagcagaagaagaaaaagaggaagaagaagctgaagaagaagaggaggaggaggaagaagagaagaattaa